Genomic segment of Rhodococcus sp. W8901:
GCCATGGACTTGGTCTTGGTGAGCGACGTGATGATGGTCGGCATCGTGGAGCCGATCAGCGCGAAGTCGTTCTTGAGGTCGGGGTGCATCTCCCCCATCTGGAACCACGCCGACGCGTTCGCGATGTCGACGGGGAACGGCACGCCCTGGTAGGTCATGGGGCCGTTGGCCGCGTCCGGGGAGACCGTGAAGCCGGGGACAGCCGCCAGATTGCAGGCCACGCGGGTCTGCTCGGAGGTCTGGTCCATCGCGAAGCCGTGACCGACCATCATGAACTCGGAGCGGCACGCGTCCTGCATGACGGCGTTGGCCTGCGTCATCGCGGCGTCGTAGTCGGTGCCGACGATCTTGCGGCCGTTGATGCCGCCCTGATCGTTGCACCACTCGATCATCGCGGAGACGGCGTCGGACATCTCCTTGTTGAGGCCCGGGGCCTTGGCGTAGCCGCGGTCGTCACCGAAGCCGATCTTGATCTCGGTGTCGCTGACGCCCTGATCGGTAGCGCCCTTGGCGTCGCCCTCACCGCACGGGGAGGCGAGCGTGCCGAACTTGTCGACCGACGCGGATGCCGACTTGGTGTCGCCCGAGCCGCTGCTCGGGACGCCCGAGTCGCCGGAGCGCTCGCCGGCACAGGCCGAGACCAGTGCCGCGGTTGCGGCGAGTGCCACAACCAGCTTGGCTGTCTTGTTTCGCTTCACGATCTGTGAATCTCCTTCTCGAGTGCCCGGAACCGGGCCGGGGACGAACGGGCGTGCTCGGTGGTGCGGTCACGCCCTACAGGGCTGCCGCTCCGAGCACGTGGATCGACAAGTAAAGGTCAAGTAATCGATTTCGTTTCTTTAGGTAAAGACACGAGGTCGAGTGATGTCCCAGACCGCTTTTCTCATCGCGCCACCCACTCCTTCGCCCCGCTACCCGAGGCTTCATGAGCCCCGATGCGGAGGACCGTAATGAGGATCACACCCACGCCGAGGGCCCATCCCGGTGAGTGAGACTTCGTAGTGAGGCGGGCCACAGGCAGCCGAAAAACGTGAGTGTCCACACACCACCGGAACCGTCGTGCGAGGTGATGGGACGATGCAACCGGGATCACGGCTTGTTCACCGGATGCTCGCTGTACTTTTACGCTTTCGATACGCACAATTCGCTTGTGACCGCAGAGCTCGTCGTTCTCTTGGTAGTGGTCGTCACTGCCCTCGCATTCGATTTCACGAACGGCTTCCACGACACCGGGAACGCGATGGCCACCTCCATCGCCACCGGCGCACTCCGACCGAAGGTCGCAGTGGCACTCTCTGCAACCCTCAATCTGGTAGGCGCCTTCCTGTCCGTGGAGGTCGCCGCGACCGTCGCCAAGGGCGTGGTCAATCTCGGGACCGTCAGCGGTGAGGACCTGCTGCTGATCGTGTTCGCCGGCCTCGTGGGCGGCATCCTCTGGAATCTCGCGACCTGGCTGTTCGGCATGCCGTCCAGCTCGTCGCACGCCCTGTTCGGCGGCCTCATCGGCGCGGCCATCGCCTCGATCGGCATGAGCGGCGTCGAGTGGGGCGGTGTGCTCGGCAAGGTCATCATCCCCGCCCTGCTGGCTCCCGTGGTCGCCGCGCTGGTCGCCGCGGTCGGCACCAAGCTGATCTACCGCATCACCCGGGACGTCCCGGACGACAACAAGAGCAAGGGCTTCCGCATCGGCCAGGTCGGCACGGCATCCCTCGTCTCACTCGCGCACGGCACGAACGACGCCCAGAAGACGATGGGCGTCATCTTCCTGGCCCTGGTCGCCCACGGCTCCATCACTGCAGACAGCGAGATGCCCTTCTGGGTCAAGCTCAGCTGCGCGGTGGCGATCGCCCTCGGCACCTACCTCGGCGGCTGGCGCATCATCCGAACCCTCGGCAAGGGCCTCGTCGAGATCGCTGCCCCGCAGGGCATGGCGGCAGAGTCGTCGTCTGCCGCGATCATCCTGACCTCGAGCCACCTCGGTCTGCCGCTGTCGACCACCCACGTCGCGACCGGCTCGATCCTCGGTACGGGACTCGGCCGCAAGGGTGCCGAGGTGCGGTGGGGCGTCGCCGGCCGCATGGCGGTCGCCTGGCTGATCACGCTGCCGTCCGCCGGTATCGCCGGCGCGATCTGCTGGGCCCTCGCACACGTGATCGGCGGCCTGCCGGGCGTCATCGTCGTGTTCGCCCTGCTGGTCGCACTGTCGGCGTTCATGTACATCCGGTCGCGCCGCGAACCGATCGACCCCAGCAACGTCAACGCCGAGTGGGAGGGCGGCCTGGCCCCCACGAACGACGCGGACGCTGCTTCGGCCACGACCACAGCCACGGCCGCTGCCGTGACCGACCAGACCTCCGAGGTCGAGCCCACCACCCGCAAGATCTGAAAGGAGACGACCGATGGATCTACTCGCACAGACCGCCAACTCGCTGTGGCAGGTCGTCCTCGTCGGACTACTGCTCGGGGCAGGACTGCCCGCCATCTTCGC
This window contains:
- a CDS encoding inorganic phosphate transporter; the protein is MTAELVVLLVVVVTALAFDFTNGFHDTGNAMATSIATGALRPKVAVALSATLNLVGAFLSVEVAATVAKGVVNLGTVSGEDLLLIVFAGLVGGILWNLATWLFGMPSSSSHALFGGLIGAAIASIGMSGVEWGGVLGKVIIPALLAPVVAALVAAVGTKLIYRITRDVPDDNKSKGFRIGQVGTASLVSLAHGTNDAQKTMGVIFLALVAHGSITADSEMPFWVKLSCAVAIALGTYLGGWRIIRTLGKGLVEIAAPQGMAAESSSAAIILTSSHLGLPLSTTHVATGSILGTGLGRKGAEVRWGVAGRMAVAWLITLPSAGIAGAICWALAHVIGGLPGVIVVFALLVALSAFMYIRSRREPIDPSNVNAEWEGGLAPTNDADAASATTTATAAAVTDQTSEVEPTTRKI